The following coding sequences lie in one Miscanthus floridulus cultivar M001 chromosome 9, ASM1932011v1, whole genome shotgun sequence genomic window:
- the LOC136482717 gene encoding kinesin-like protein KIN-14O encodes MEKEAMAGHVMVPLQSLSLELPDAEIVVGYNKDISALQEEILTLRSRQRHLDRRRREALDKLIDLKGSIRVFCRVRPLVHTNNLNAKSPVTVEQEKIAVKSVGIKKEFSVDRVFGQESTQEDVFQEVKPILRSALDGHNVCILAYGQTGTGKTYTMEGTDGKLGIVPRAIQELFSHASEDSSSTYSFSISMLEVYLGSLKDLLAPRQPLFRSTECNTACNLSILATKSGAVEVERLTDVSIPDLKKANQWYCRGRRARSTSWTNVNDVSSRSHCLTRITIRRHGATEEVSKLWLIDLGGSERLLKTGASGLTMDEGKAINLSLSALGDVIAALRRKRSHVPYRNSKLTQILSDSLGDGSKVLMVVHISLSEDDVGETVCSLNFAKRARSIESNREIPEDLKMLKQKRLTELDKEICNAEEELKYLNEQIRRAEISLEEKKKLSSSICQALSDEKGSPRSTLVVGHIDVTESPHATEQAKSRLSHGSAPHFMSSTVCSRQRHCAGSHFVSKPRLTKSVNRYPAELSGSQSFSYSSCKNASKARSVAFSSSVPKMKCLPVKSDQINISNNSIDSTAASAPRRRESFGSRPVQRAPLHQHRRRMSSLT; translated from the exons ATGGAGAAGGAGGCCATGGCGGGGCATGTGATGGTGCCATTGCAGAGCTTGAGCCTGGAGCTCCCGGATGCGGAAATTGTAGTGGGCTACAACAAGGACATCTCAGCTCTGCAAG AGGAGATTTTGACTCTGCGATCAAGGCAGCGACATCTTGACAGGAGAAGACGGGAGGCGCTCGACAAGCTCATTGACCTGAAAG GAAGTATTAGGGTCTTCTGCCGGGTACGTCCGCTGGTCCATACGAACAACTTGAATGCCAAATCACCAGTTACTGTTGAACAAGAAAAGATTGCAGTCAAGTCAGTTGGAATCAAGAAAGAGTTCAGTGTTGATAGGGTTTTTGGTCAGGAGTCCACACAAG AGGATGTTTTTCAAGAAGTAAAACCGATCCTCAGATCTGCACTTGACGGGCACAATGTCTGCATTCTCGCTTATGGCCAGACTGGGACAGGAAAAACCTACACAATG GAAGGAACTGACGGTAAGCTCGGTATTGTGCCTCGAGCTATCCAAGAACTGTTTTCTCATGCTTCAGAAGACAGTTCATCCACATACTCTTTCTCCATAAGCATGCTTGAGGTCTACTTGGGGAGTCTCAAGGACTTGTTGGCACCAAGGCAGCCTCTCTTCAGGTCAACAGAATGTAACACAGCATG TAATCTCAGCATACTAGCAACAAAAAGTGGTGCTGTGGAAGTTGAGAGGCTGACAGATGTCTCAATACCGGACCTGAAGAAAGCCAACCAGTGGTACTGTAGAGGACGGCGAGCCCGATCAACATCTTGGACAAATGTCAATGATGTCTCGAGCCGGTCGCATTG CTTGACAAGGATTACCATAAGGAGGCATGGAGCCACTGAAGAAGTCAGCAAGCTCTGGCTCATCGATCTTGGTGGCAGCGAGCGGTTGCTGAAGACTGGTGCATCTGGGTTGACAATGGATGAGGGCAAGGCCATAAACCTCTCCCTATCAGCACTTGGAGATGTCATTGCTGCACTTAGGAGAAAGAGGAGTCATGTTCCTTACAG AAACAGCAAGCTTACCCAGATTCTCAGTGACTCGCTTG GTGACGGTTCGAAAGTTCTAATGGTGGTGCACATCAGCCTTTCTGAGGACGATGTTGGTGAGACGGTCTGTTCCCTGAACTTTGCGAAACGAGccagatcaattgaatcaaataGAGAAATTCCAGAA GATCTGAAAATGTTGAAGCAGAAGCGGCTCACAGAGCTTGACAAGGAAATCTGCAATGCTGAGGAAGAGTTGAAGTATCTCAATGAACAAATAAGGAGAGCAGAGATCTCacttgaagagaagaagaagCTCAGTTCATCTATTTGTCAGGCTCTTAGTGATGAGAAGGGGTCACCAAGAAGCACTCTAGTGGTAGGCCACATTGATGTCACAGAGAGCCCACACGCAACAGAGCAGGCAAAGAGCAGGCTATCTCATGGTTCAGCTCCTCACTTCATGTCTTCGACGGTGTGCAGCCGGCAAAGACATTGTGCGGGAAGCCATTTTGTTAGTAAGCCAAGGCTGACAAAGTCAGTAAACAGATATCCAGCTGAGCTGAGCGGGAGCCAGTCATTCAGCTACTCAAGCTGCAAGAATGCATCCAAGGCTAGGTCAGTGGCATTCTCATCCAGTGTGCCCAAGATGAAGTGCTTGCCAGTCAAGTCTGATCAGATCAACATAAGTAACAATAGCATCGACTCGACAGCTGCATCAGCACCACGGCGGAGGGAAAGCTTTGGCTCCAGACCGGTTCAAAGAGCACCCCTACATCAGCACAGGAGAAGGATGTCTAGCCTAACATAG